The window atgatattctatattttttataatatacggATAATAGAAACATTTTCGCGTGAATTTGTACATTAAACCTTGTGAAGCAGGCAGTGAATTGCAGGCAGCATCACTGTGCTATAAAGTTATTTATATCACTCGTATACTGCAGACATAAATACAAATGGACACAATAAGTATGATGGCAAAGCTAATTGCACATTATGTATAATCTATTTcttaatcttaaaatatttattctatgaACTGAATCGTGTTGTTTAATTTATGAACGCATTAAAATACATGAGAATAggcaattatataatatatgttttaaAATCTGAATATTTGACATATAGTTTTAtcaatgattataaatattaaagttaAAAGTTAATGCACTTGTTGTATATGCGTATATAGTTTACGATTATACCAATTATTAgataaataatgatattaattacgTTATCGGAGATAACGAAAAAAGACAGTGCCATCATACATAAAATGCTATTGTCCTCAAGGAGGACTGTGTGGTATCATAAGGGGGAAACTGTGTATGCAGAAACATACAAAGTACAGTAGGCACCATTTTAAACAATGAAAGATTGCAAACAATAGTCGCCTCCAATGTCATTTTCGTTTACGAATTCCACGATCAACAGTTTCTTGTGGTGACAAACGATGAACACGGGGCGGAGGATGAAGATGAGAATGTGACGGAGGATAAGATGAACCTGTTTGATCCCACCAAAATGATGAGTAATCCCATATAGGTAACATAACGGGAGAAATAGGGGGTATTGGAAGAGGATGAATGAATGCAGGATGATTACGTTGTGTCATTACTAATCCATGTCCCTGACTGGCCATATAAGAATTGTATTGAGTGTTATTGTATAGTAGATGGGAGGTGTGAGATGTATTAGCATTATAATGAACAACAGAATTTGGTGGCAATTGGGGTCCTTGATTAGGACCCCAAGCCAGCTGCTAGCATCTTCGGCTATGCCAATGTGTCATATAATCTTGATAGCTTACGGTAACCTTCTCGCTCTGATATCTTGTTAATTTCACACTACGTCTAATATCTGGAGTGACCAAGCCTTTGTAACCACCTTTATGCAACAACGAATCTATCGTTTGTATCTGGTCCCATCCTAAACACAATAAACTGTGCTTTTCAAAATATGTTTGTAGCATAGAATTTTATATTGTGTAGTATAATACAGAACTATAGTCTGTGATAAAAGTATTTACCAAAGGTAATGAAATATAAGTAAATTACAAACCTTGTTCTGTTGCAACATCAGGTAAATAGGTAGCAGTTCGTTTATTACCCTTCTCATTATGGAATTCTATACGAATTCCATGGACACCTACTTCCCAGTCTAAATAATCAACACCATCTTCAAAATGTCTCAGAATTGAAACACTTACATGTAAACGTGGAAGTTCATCCCGTGTGATAGGATTAAATCGTGAATCTTTGAATGCACTTCAAAAAGTTAcacatattattaaaaatataaagcaatattttatctaaataaaaatataaaattttacctAGTTGTTGCATATTCTCTAAGTCCAGCATGTAACTGCATTGCATTAAATGTTCCAATGCAACCTCTTAACCTCATATCTTTTCCGATAGTCCATGTTACAAATAATGggctataaaaaaaaatgcatACAGATATATgttgttttttatattatttataaataaggaTACTTTTAGGCAAAATATATCATGGTTATATGAATGAAGTTGATAatctaagaaaatatattttctttgcaAGATAAAAACTTGtttctgtataataataaacagaaaaagtaataaataagtagaaaataatttaaatttttacaaaagatcctatagatacatatacatacatatacgcaataaatgatttttatttttatgtaaatagtatcatgaatataaacaaataataaataatatatttcgaaaGTGAAAACCAACATTGAACTTTACGTAGGCGataaattcttataattaaACTTGTATTTCGTTGTTTGAATGCATCAACATTGTAACAAAGAAACTCAAGGAAGGTGAAGGTACACGAACACAACATTTGAACAGAAAAGAGAGAGCAGCTGATACGCAGGCATATAAGATAAAGATAGCTATATAAGAGAAAGAGACGGTAATAtgaaagaaagaatagaaaatttaaaaaagtaaagACAGTGACAGTAAATATTATTACTTACAATGCTTCGTTGCTAAAGTTGGGCGGTTTTGGAGGGTCGAGTTGATGTAATTGGCAATAAAGAACATCGAAGCAAAAGAAGCCCATCTCAGGCTTTACTATTACACTGTTTCTTAGTTGTATGCCATTTTGTAATATCGAACCATTACAAGGAACACTCGACGAATTGTTCAGCTTTTGCTTTTTCGTTCCACAACAACCTGCAGCCATGTTTTCTTAGTCGATTCCTTGAACGGTCGCTACTACTGCAGATACGATCGGCCCTCAACCTACACGACTTCCATTCTTCTCTCCTGCTGTTGCGGACGCGATCGCGCGCGCGTTCCGCTAGATGTCCTCATACTCGTGGAAACAGCTGTTTCATTATCTGCCATTTGATAAAAGCGCGGCATCGAAcggtgaaatttgaaaattggcgGCAGTATTAGCGGTTAATTTATCGCCGATACACGTGTGAGAAGTAATAACTTAAAAGTGAAACAAATCGATCGAATAAGAAAAAGATGGACACGGCACGCAACAAGCGAAACACTTTACAATAATAAGTATGTTTAAACAATCATATTCGAATCTTCTGTTGTGCTGCACAATGGAGGTTGcaaatttcaaacgaaaaatttaataCATCATCATCGTAATCCTATTGGAGTGTATAAATAGAagattattacataattatact is drawn from Bombus terrestris chromosome 12, iyBomTerr1.2, whole genome shotgun sequence and contains these coding sequences:
- the LOC105666316 gene encoding AMME syndrome candidate gene 1 protein homolog; amino-acid sequence: MAAGCCGTKKQKLNNSSSVPCNGSILQNGIQLRNSVIVKPEMGFFCFDVLYCQLHQLDPPKPPNFSNEAFPLFVTWTIGKDMRLRGCIGTFNAMQLHAGLREYATTSAFKDSRFNPITRDELPRLHVSVSILRHFEDGVDYLDWEVGVHGIRIEFHNEKGNKRTATYLPDVATEQGWDQIQTIDSLLHKGGYKGLVTPDIRRSVKLTRYQSEKVTVSYQDYMTHWHSRRC